A single window of Caldicellulosiruptor bescii DSM 6725 DNA harbors:
- a CDS encoding radical SAM protein: MEKFVEKLKIERLFSGGVITNYYCSSACKHCLYNSSPSWKKEYMTEEMADKVFKTLKNFGVFSVHIGGGEPFLNFEGLKKVVEKANENGVYIEYIETNASWVENEKKAKQKLKDLKSLGIETILVSISPFHNEYIPLKKVLKLINLLKEVGIEIFPWIEGFLPEIKRFDIEKTHPFSEYIATFGENYVKSLPLRYYLTLNGRAIKTFEEFFPKKSIEEILENSSPCHELNSKTHFHMDLFGNFIPNPCVGFKISIDDLGKDLDCKKYFFVNMLYTKGIHELIRFAQENFGYEAKKGYLHKCSLCFDIRRFLVLEKNVEAFDLGPREFYEQY; the protein is encoded by the coding sequence TTGGAAAAATTTGTTGAAAAACTTAAAATTGAAAGACTTTTTTCGGGTGGTGTCATCACAAACTACTACTGTTCTTCTGCCTGTAAACACTGTCTTTACAACAGCTCTCCATCCTGGAAAAAAGAGTATATGACAGAGGAGATGGCAGACAAAGTATTCAAGACCTTAAAAAACTTTGGGGTTTTCTCGGTTCACATAGGCGGTGGAGAGCCTTTTTTGAATTTTGAAGGTCTTAAAAAGGTTGTAGAGAAGGCAAATGAAAATGGAGTGTACATAGAGTACATTGAGACAAACGCATCATGGGTTGAAAATGAAAAAAAGGCAAAGCAAAAGCTTAAAGATCTAAAAAGCCTTGGAATAGAAACTATTTTGGTATCAATCAGTCCATTTCACAACGAATACATTCCACTCAAAAAAGTGTTAAAGCTAATAAATCTTTTAAAAGAAGTTGGGATTGAAATCTTCCCATGGATAGAAGGTTTTTTGCCTGAGATTAAGAGATTTGATATCGAAAAAACACATCCCTTTTCAGAGTACATAGCTACCTTTGGAGAAAACTATGTAAAATCGCTACCTTTGCGCTATTACCTTACATTAAATGGAAGGGCAATAAAAACTTTTGAAGAGTTCTTTCCTAAAAAGAGTATTGAGGAAATACTCGAAAACTCATCTCCCTGCCATGAATTAAATAGCAAGACTCATTTTCATATGGACCTTTTTGGAAATTTTATCCCAAACCCATGTGTGGGATTCAAAATTTCCATTGACGATTTGGGAAAAGATCTTGATTGCAAAAAGTATTTCTTTGTAAATATGCTCTACACAAAAGGTATTCATGAGCTCATCAGGTTTGCTCAAGAAAACTTCGGATATGAAGCGAAAAAAGGTTACCTTCATAAGTGCAGCCTGTGTTTTGATATAAGAAGGTTTTTGGTATTAGAAAAAAACGTAGAGGCATTTGACCTTGGACCAAGAGAGTTTTATGAACAGTATTAA
- the thiD gene encoding bifunctional hydroxymethylpyrimidine kinase/phosphomethylpyrimidine kinase, which yields MKKVLIIAGFDPSGGAGVLLDVKVVRALNSYATSVVTSLTVQDTQRVYDLKPIDPHFFEYQLQKVVEDIKPDSVKIGLLGSSEIAVVVLRNLKRYNLKNIVCDPVLKSTSGFEFCKSEFIEFLKYEFFKACDVITPNKNEAEVIFDVEIKNFDEDVLSCVQERMKKMGIKSCILKGGHLDGKLAEDVLITQSGIFKVHAKKQGSTDNIHGTGCAFSTAFATFLAKGYNMYDALISTKEYVSNLIYKSTKIGNGKLILNP from the coding sequence ATGAAAAAAGTGCTCATAATTGCCGGGTTTGACCCATCAGGTGGTGCAGGCGTTTTGCTTGACGTAAAAGTTGTGAGGGCGTTGAATAGTTATGCAACATCTGTAGTAACATCTTTGACAGTCCAGGATACTCAAAGGGTCTATGACTTAAAACCCATAGACCCTCATTTTTTTGAGTATCAGCTTCAAAAAGTGGTTGAAGATATAAAACCAGATAGTGTCAAGATTGGACTTTTAGGAAGTTCTGAGATAGCAGTTGTTGTGCTGAGAAACTTAAAAAGGTATAATCTTAAAAACATAGTGTGTGACCCGGTTTTGAAATCCACAAGCGGTTTTGAGTTTTGTAAAAGTGAGTTTATAGAATTTTTAAAATATGAGTTTTTCAAAGCTTGTGATGTAATAACACCCAACAAAAATGAGGCAGAAGTCATTTTTGATGTGGAAATTAAAAATTTTGATGAAGATGTTCTAAGCTGCGTTCAAGAAAGAATGAAGAAAATGGGAATAAAATCATGCATCCTAAAAGGCGGTCATCTTGATGGCAAGCTTGCAGAGGATGTTTTGATAACTCAAAGTGGAATTTTTAAAGTACATGCAAAAAAACAAGGCTCAACAGATAACATTCACGGGACTGGCTGTGCATTTTCGACTGCATTTGCCACTTTCCTTGCAAAGGGATATAATATGTATGATGCCTTGATAAGCACCAAAGAGTATGTTTCAAACCTAATATATAAGTCTACAAAAATCGGAAATGGAAAGCTCATTTTAAACCCATAG
- the tgt gene encoding tRNA guanosine(34) transglycosylase Tgt, whose amino-acid sequence MAIKFELIKKSKKSNARRGRLYTPHGVIETPVFMPVGTQATVKAIMHRDLYEMGAQIILANTYHLYLRPGIDVIKEAGGLHRFMNWQKPILTDSGGFQVFSLSRLRTITDDGVEFRSHIDGSRHFFTPEKVIEIQNILGADIIMAFDECVPYPCDHEYAKWALERTARWLKRCKAHHKNTENQALFGIVQGSTYKDLRIESAKRTVEEDLPGYAIGGLSVGEPKELMYEMIEVLHPILPEDRPRYLMGVGTPDCLYESVIRGVDMFDCVFATRTARNGTVFTKEGRMIIKNAQYAKDFRPIEEDCDCYTCQNFTRAYLRHLIKSEEILGAILLSIHNVRFLLRFMEKLRKDIEEDRI is encoded by the coding sequence GTGGCAATAAAGTTTGAGCTAATTAAAAAGAGCAAGAAATCCAATGCAAGACGAGGAAGACTCTACACACCACACGGAGTGATTGAAACACCGGTTTTCATGCCAGTTGGCACTCAGGCAACAGTCAAGGCTATAATGCACAGAGACCTGTATGAGATGGGAGCTCAAATAATTCTGGCAAACACGTACCATTTGTATCTTCGACCTGGAATAGATGTTATAAAAGAAGCAGGTGGACTTCACAGGTTCATGAACTGGCAAAAACCAATTTTAACTGACAGTGGTGGGTTTCAAGTGTTTTCACTCAGCAGGCTTCGAACAATCACAGACGACGGTGTTGAGTTCAGGTCGCACATAGATGGTTCTCGGCACTTTTTCACACCTGAAAAGGTGATTGAGATTCAGAATATCCTTGGCGCAGATATAATAATGGCATTTGATGAGTGTGTGCCATACCCTTGTGACCATGAGTATGCAAAGTGGGCTTTAGAGAGAACAGCAAGATGGCTCAAAAGATGCAAAGCTCATCACAAAAACACAGAAAATCAGGCACTGTTTGGGATAGTGCAGGGCTCAACTTATAAGGACTTGAGAATAGAGAGTGCAAAGCGCACAGTTGAAGAAGACCTTCCCGGCTATGCAATAGGAGGACTTTCTGTTGGCGAGCCAAAAGAGCTCATGTATGAGATGATAGAGGTACTTCACCCAATTTTGCCAGAGGACAGGCCACGATACCTCATGGGTGTTGGAACACCAGACTGCTTGTATGAATCTGTCATTCGCGGTGTTGACATGTTTGACTGCGTGTTTGCAACCCGCACTGCAAGAAACGGCACAGTCTTTACCAAAGAAGGTAGGATGATTATAAAAAATGCGCAGTATGCAAAGGACTTTAGACCTATTGAAGAGGACTGTGATTGTTATACATGCCAGAACTTTACCCGCGCTTACTTGAGGCACTTGATTAAATCTGAGGAAATCCTTGGTGCAATTTTGCTTTCTATCCACAATGTAAGGTTTTTGCTCAGGTTCATGGAAAAGCTGAGAAAGGATATTGAAGAGGATAGGATATAA
- a CDS encoding glycosyltransferase family 39 protein has protein sequence MFEKVFIVGYLDYVLPTRIPKILSRAILFLFVITISIFLIFLNLKKIIIEKFNEKHIIFFLFAISITLPLVLAFSIKVEPKSDFLTYYLIARHLVYGKIFIPNYIATFPHTIMFPIFLSFIFYIFGPSILVAQLTGILLSAMSVILVFLIGKEAGKKRLGFIAALMWSLMPSRIFYSLLICTENLFNIVALFTILLFFRNLRTSRSVKIKYFNLALIGILLAWLSSIRPNGIIILIALTLFYIVFSKETNNNFLKKDTNNIHFSKFITVSIILANYLLASFSLNIMTESIINQKIASTRIGWNLYVGMNISSHGQWNKNDSKLFGKLIKEIGPDQAQKAFFNLGLKRLQTLIKEKKIISFIFDKIITMWHADHEAYDYVSGALLQNTAEKLIFTKNNKTIKLFFDIYYYIILFTALLGLIWEIKNCSFPNSIIITGSFIILGTILLHIPFEAALRYKNHALSWFCFISANGIITISEKIAKSHKSHVNN, from the coding sequence GTGTTTGAAAAAGTTTTTATTGTTGGTTATCTAGATTATGTTTTACCGACTAGAATCCCAAAAATTTTGTCGCGTGCAATTTTATTTTTATTTGTTATTACTATCAGCATATTTCTCATATTTCTAAACCTAAAGAAAATTATTATCGAAAAGTTCAATGAAAAACACATTATTTTTTTCCTTTTTGCTATTTCGATAACTCTCCCTTTAGTATTAGCTTTTTCAATTAAAGTCGAACCTAAATCTGATTTCTTAACATATTATCTCATAGCAAGACACTTAGTTTATGGTAAAATATTTATTCCAAATTACATAGCAACATTTCCTCACACAATCATGTTTCCTATTTTTTTATCATTTATTTTTTATATTTTTGGTCCATCAATTTTAGTAGCTCAATTAACAGGTATACTATTGTCTGCAATGTCAGTTATTTTGGTTTTTCTTATTGGAAAAGAAGCTGGGAAAAAACGATTGGGATTTATAGCTGCTCTAATGTGGTCTTTAATGCCATCAAGAATATTTTATTCTTTATTAATATGCACAGAAAACCTATTTAATATTGTAGCATTGTTTACGATACTTTTGTTTTTTAGAAATCTAAGAACTTCCAGAAGTGTAAAAATTAAATATTTCAATCTGGCTCTTATTGGTATTTTGCTGGCCTGGTTAAGTAGTATCAGACCAAATGGAATTATCATTTTAATTGCACTGACATTATTTTATATCGTATTTTCCAAAGAAACTAACAATAATTTCCTTAAAAAGGATACAAATAATATACATTTTTCGAAATTTATTACCGTTTCTATAATATTGGCAAATTATCTTCTTGCATCTTTTTCTCTAAACATTATGACTGAATCAATAATTAACCAAAAGATTGCCTCAACCCGAATAGGTTGGAATTTGTATGTTGGTATGAACATATCTTCTCATGGGCAGTGGAATAAAAACGATTCAAAACTATTCGGAAAACTTATAAAAGAAATTGGCCCTGATCAAGCTCAAAAAGCATTTTTTAACCTTGGTCTTAAACGACTTCAAACTCTTATAAAAGAGAAAAAAATAATAAGTTTTATTTTTGATAAAATAATAACAATGTGGCATGCAGACCATGAAGCATATGATTATGTTTCGGGTGCGCTATTACAAAATACAGCTGAAAAGCTAATTTTTACCAAGAACAATAAAACAATTAAACTTTTCTTTGATATATATTATTACATCATTCTATTTACTGCTCTTTTAGGATTAATTTGGGAAATTAAAAACTGTAGTTTTCCAAATTCAATAATTATTACAGGTTCTTTTATAATTTTAGGTACAATTTTATTACATATCCCTTTCGAAGCAGCATTAAGATATAAAAACCATGCTTTGTCATGGTTTTGTTTTATTTCAGCAAATGGAATAATTACAATTTCGGAAAAAATCGCAAAATCACATAAGTCCCATGTAAATAATTAG
- a CDS encoding glycosyltransferase family 39 protein, producing the protein MGLFILFIVKSRKYIAYIIDKHKDTFVFMLFCVGLILRILYYFIVKPMPCSDFLFYHQYATNISNGIFSPLDKTCLIFPHRVGFSLLLGLVYFLIGASFTKGSLINILFSMINLLLIYILALKMYDKHTANVVSILYALWPAQIMYSSVIASENLFITFFLTAVLFFIESIDNTPSKNIIFSLLCGIFIALAQRIRPVAQMLILVLFISGFVIIKIKKKNGFIEKTYLIILVSFIITILIMNAVIKFLTGVPLRWSIGYNFMVGTNLKSHDVYNNKDALILGKYNYDFKKVHKESFKIAIERIKLHPKGFLKLIEEKIAILWGDETCSINWSFTQRANLKLSRNTLIKEFLIIYVQVFYLVLLFFIIFGLLFSLKKDSIIISVLVFLIHFLSYFLLEVQSRYHYPAIIFLLPIAAYGMKDFKLECLKNFLKCIQRS; encoded by the coding sequence ATGGGGCTTTTTATTCTCTTTATTGTAAAATCAAGAAAATATATTGCTTACATAATTGATAAACATAAAGATACTTTTGTATTTATGTTGTTTTGTGTAGGTTTAATTTTAAGGATTTTATATTACTTTATTGTAAAACCAATGCCTTGTTCTGACTTTTTGTTTTACCATCAATATGCCACAAATATTTCAAATGGAATTTTTAGCCCTCTTGATAAAACATGTTTGATTTTTCCTCATAGAGTTGGATTTTCGCTGTTATTAGGATTGGTGTATTTTTTAATAGGTGCATCATTTACAAAAGGTTCTCTTATAAATATTTTATTTTCTATGATAAATTTACTATTAATTTACATTCTTGCACTTAAAATGTATGATAAACATACAGCTAATGTGGTATCAATTTTGTATGCTTTATGGCCGGCACAAATAATGTATTCATCTGTTATTGCATCAGAGAATTTATTTATAACATTTTTCCTAACAGCAGTTTTATTTTTTATAGAAAGCATTGATAACACACCTTCTAAAAATATTATTTTTTCTTTACTTTGTGGAATTTTTATTGCATTGGCTCAAAGAATAAGACCTGTTGCTCAAATGTTGATATTAGTCTTATTTATATCAGGATTTGTTATAATTAAAATAAAGAAGAAAAATGGTTTTATTGAAAAAACATATCTTATAATTTTAGTATCCTTTATAATTACTATACTAATTATGAATGCTGTTATAAAGTTTCTTACAGGAGTACCATTGAGATGGTCAATAGGTTATAATTTTATGGTTGGTACTAACTTGAAATCACATGACGTGTACAATAATAAAGATGCTTTAATTTTAGGTAAATACAATTACGATTTCAAAAAAGTTCATAAGGAAAGCTTTAAAATTGCTATTGAAAGAATTAAATTACATCCTAAGGGATTTCTAAAACTTATAGAAGAAAAGATTGCAATTCTCTGGGGTGATGAGACTTGCTCGATTAATTGGAGTTTTACTCAGAGAGCAAATTTAAAATTGTCTCGGAATACTTTGATAAAAGAATTTTTAATTATATATGTGCAAGTGTTTTATTTAGTGCTACTTTTCTTTATTATATTTGGCTTATTATTTAGCTTGAAAAAAGATAGTATAATAATTTCTGTTTTGGTATTTTTAATACATTTTTTAAGTTACTTTTTGTTAGAAGTTCAGTCAAGGTATCATTATCCTGCAATTATTTTTTTACTACCCATTGCAGCATATGGAATGAAAGATTTCAAATTAGAATGTTTAAAAAATTTTTTAAAATGTATTCAAAGGAGTTGA
- a CDS encoding glycosyltransferase family 39 protein translates to MQNKVGRLYTFFRYIVVVLLGLAIVLSFQFRIVALTHKKISFVVMVILLLSAFLIFNIWLFIFQKLANKKLAILLLILVIAAPRLIWIFLMPTKPVSDYLCFYSYAQKASQGFLKGYDMTFTLFRFRFGYSLFLALVFKIFGSSIIVGKLFNVFLSVVLGLIIYFTVDYLFGKEAATYSAILYAFWPSQIMYNSVLASEHPFIVFFVLGLYFLLRAIKEKKAIFGIFAGVLVAISNHIRPVAVVIIIAMVFLFALKALCKDFKILKSAILSIISYVITFYTVGYLIFCLTGIPVWKTSMGLNLMIGTDYTTYGMNNPKHSLFVKKYAYDFQKMHGEVMKIGLERLKKETKKFIAILPRKHAIIWGDDSFGYFWSTFKVYKTTYFVNLVKIHPTIFYMFSQLYY, encoded by the coding sequence ATGCAAAATAAAGTAGGAAGACTTTACACATTTTTTAGATACATTGTTGTAGTGCTTTTAGGATTAGCCATTGTTTTGTCATTTCAGTTTCGGATAGTTGCTCTTACACATAAGAAAATAAGTTTTGTTGTGATGGTTATTCTTCTTTTGTCAGCTTTTTTAATCTTTAATATTTGGCTTTTTATATTTCAAAAACTGGCAAACAAAAAACTCGCTATACTCTTGTTAATTCTTGTTATAGCAGCTCCAAGACTTATATGGATTTTTTTGATGCCAACAAAGCCAGTTTCGGACTATTTATGTTTTTATTCCTATGCCCAAAAAGCTTCTCAAGGCTTTTTAAAAGGGTATGACATGACTTTTACACTCTTTAGGTTCAGATTTGGATATTCATTATTTTTGGCACTTGTTTTCAAGATTTTTGGAAGCAGCATAATTGTAGGAAAACTTTTCAATGTGTTTCTTTCAGTAGTTTTAGGACTTATCATATATTTTACTGTTGACTATCTTTTTGGCAAAGAAGCAGCCACATATTCAGCAATTTTGTATGCCTTTTGGCCATCGCAGATAATGTATAATTCAGTTTTGGCGTCTGAACACCCATTTATTGTGTTTTTTGTGCTGGGGCTGTATTTTTTGTTAAGGGCAATAAAAGAGAAAAAAGCCATTTTTGGCATATTTGCAGGAGTCCTTGTGGCAATTTCAAATCATATAAGACCTGTTGCTGTTGTGATCATAATTGCGATGGTTTTCTTGTTTGCACTAAAAGCTCTTTGTAAAGATTTTAAAATCTTGAAAAGTGCTATCTTAAGTATAATTTCATACGTTATTACATTCTATACAGTAGGATATCTAATTTTTTGTCTCACAGGCATTCCTGTGTGGAAAACATCAATGGGGCTTAATCTCATGATTGGTACAGACTATACAACATATGGTATGAACAATCCTAAACATTCTTTGTTTGTTAAAAAATATGCTTATGATTTTCAAAAGATGCACGGTGAGGTTATGAAAATAGGGTTAGAGAGACTTAAAAAAGAAACAAAAAAATTTATTGCTATTCTTCCTCGCAAACATGCTATTATCTGGGGCGATGATAGCTTTGGGTATTTTTGGAGTACTTTTAAAGTTTACAAAACCACATATTTTGTTAATCTTGTAAAAATTCATCCAACCATTTTCTATATGTTCTCTCAGCTATACTACTAA
- a CDS encoding glycosyltransferase family 2 protein produces the protein MLPKIYFVIPCYNEEEMLPFTIQKMGEKLQSLIEKELISDKSKVVFVDDGSRDRTWDLIKAAAEDERFLGVKLSRNCGHQNALMAGMSYAVKFADCIITLDADLQDDINVIDEFIQKYKEGYEIVYGVRSSRKTDTFFKRFTAEGFYKLMKAFGVEIVFNHADYRLMSKRAVQYLLQFEERNLFLRGMIPLIGLKSTVVYYERLERVAGKTKYPLKKMLSFAFEGITSFSVKPIKYITTAGFLMFLLSLVILIYAIVQKLRGQAVTGWTSLTISIWFIGGLQLVALGLIGEYIGKIYKEVKRRPLYFVEEIAGDE, from the coding sequence ATGCTTCCCAAGATATACTTTGTAATCCCATGCTACAACGAAGAAGAAATGCTGCCTTTCACAATTCAAAAGATGGGTGAAAAACTACAAAGCCTCATTGAAAAAGAGCTAATTTCTGATAAAAGCAAAGTTGTCTTTGTTGACGATGGAAGCCGTGATAGAACGTGGGATCTAATCAAAGCTGCTGCAGAGGATGAGAGATTTTTGGGGGTCAAACTTTCGCGAAACTGTGGGCATCAAAACGCCCTTATGGCAGGAATGAGCTATGCTGTAAAGTTTGCTGATTGTATAATTACATTGGATGCAGATTTGCAGGACGATATCAATGTCATTGATGAGTTTATACAAAAGTACAAGGAAGGCTATGAGATTGTGTATGGAGTGAGAAGCAGCAGAAAAACCGATACGTTTTTCAAAAGGTTTACTGCAGAGGGCTTTTATAAACTAATGAAGGCATTTGGAGTTGAGATTGTTTTTAATCATGCTGATTACAGGCTCATGAGTAAAAGAGCAGTCCAGTATCTTTTGCAGTTTGAAGAGAGAAACTTGTTCTTAAGAGGTATGATTCCATTAATTGGCTTAAAATCAACAGTTGTCTACTATGAAAGGTTAGAAAGAGTAGCAGGAAAGACAAAGTATCCGCTCAAGAAAATGCTCTCTTTTGCTTTTGAAGGGATTACATCTTTTTCGGTAAAGCCCATAAAGTATATCACAACAGCTGGTTTTTTGATGTTTTTGCTAAGTCTTGTAATTCTTATATATGCGATAGTACAGAAATTAAGAGGACAAGCTGTCACAGGCTGGACTTCGCTTACAATTTCAATTTGGTTTATAGGCGGGCTTCAGCTTGTTGCCTTAGGGCTCATTGGTGAGTATATTGGCAAAATTTATAAAGAGGTCAAAAGAAGACCTTTATACTTCGTTGAGGAGATAGCAGGGGATGAATAA
- the yajC gene encoding preprotein translocase subunit YajC, with protein MSLSSLLFEIAYATGNQNSQQQAPAGATALALLAQFIPLILMFVVLYLLIIVPQRRREKQFREMINSLIVGDEIVTNAGIIGKIVNIKDDILTIEVGADRVKLKIYKWAVKEVLKKAEPKD; from the coding sequence ATGAGCTTGAGTAGTCTTTTATTTGAAATTGCGTATGCAACAGGCAATCAAAACTCTCAGCAGCAGGCACCAGCAGGAGCAACAGCACTTGCTCTGCTTGCACAGTTCATACCTCTGATATTGATGTTTGTTGTTCTCTATCTTCTCATAATTGTTCCACAGAGAAGAAGAGAAAAACAGTTCAGAGAAATGATTAATTCTTTGATTGTTGGGGACGAAATAGTAACAAATGCCGGAATTATAGGCAAAATTGTAAATATCAAAGATGATATTTTAACAATTGAAGTTGGGGCAGACAGGGTAAAGCTCAAGATTTACAAGTGGGCAGTCAAAGAGGTTTTGAAAAAGGCTGAACCAAAAGATTAA
- a CDS encoding GtrA family protein, with product MNNFSYFVEKINLYKKQIVQLVKFSIVGVINTAVDFAVFFLFYSVFHISYSLSQVFGYTSGMINSFIMNKKWTFEDKTTGKVIITKLLKFVITNLVSLGSSIVVLKLSKTYLSNSILIAKVLATLCAQMINYLSYKYWVFNKF from the coding sequence ATGAATAATTTTAGCTATTTTGTAGAAAAGATAAATTTGTACAAAAAGCAAATAGTCCAGCTTGTGAAATTTTCGATAGTTGGGGTTATAAATACGGCAGTTGACTTTGCAGTATTTTTTCTTTTTTATTCTGTCTTTCATATCAGTTACTCACTCAGTCAGGTTTTTGGATACACAAGCGGCATGATAAATAGCTTTATAATGAACAAAAAGTGGACATTCGAAGACAAAACTACCGGCAAAGTAATAATTACAAAACTGTTAAAATTTGTAATTACAAACCTTGTTTCGTTAGGATCTTCAATTGTTGTCTTAAAACTTTCAAAAACCTACCTATCAAATTCAATTTTAATCGCCAAAGTTCTTGCAACTCTTTGCGCTCAGATGATAAACTATTTATCGTATAAGTATTGGGTATTTAACAAATTTTGA
- the rsmA gene encoding 16S rRNA (adenine(1518)-N(6)/adenine(1519)-N(6))-dimethyltransferase RsmA, whose amino-acid sequence MNLAITKTELLSLLEKYGLSPNKKLGQNFLVDENVVRKIILFSQTEGKEVIEIGAGPGTLTVYLAKTAQKVVAVEIDKKILNVLKDVCQNLPNVQIVNSDFLELNVKNLTNGNKVYVVGNLPYYVTSQILFKLFEERECIEKFTIMVQKEVAQRLLAKPGTKEYGNLTVAMNFYCEIEDYFYVSKNVFYPKPEVDSAVLRARFKVEEPNVDEKKFFKIVHACFSTRRKTILNALSNQLDIAKDELKKIILMAGLDENLRAEDLSLDDYIRLYQCFEEEFFKS is encoded by the coding sequence GTGAATCTAGCCATCACAAAAACCGAGCTTTTAAGTCTTCTTGAAAAATATGGACTTTCTCCAAATAAAAAGCTTGGGCAGAACTTTTTGGTTGATGAAAATGTGGTAAGAAAAATCATTTTATTTTCCCAGACGGAAGGAAAAGAAGTTATTGAGATAGGTGCAGGCCCTGGAACACTTACAGTTTATTTGGCAAAAACCGCGCAGAAGGTAGTTGCAGTTGAAATTGACAAAAAGATATTGAATGTCTTAAAAGATGTTTGCCAGAACCTTCCAAATGTCCAAATAGTAAATAGTGACTTTCTTGAACTTAATGTTAAAAATTTAACAAATGGTAACAAGGTATATGTTGTTGGCAACCTGCCATATTATGTCACATCGCAGATACTATTCAAGCTTTTTGAAGAAAGAGAGTGTATAGAGAAGTTTACAATCATGGTTCAAAAAGAGGTTGCGCAAAGGCTTTTGGCAAAACCAGGAACAAAAGAGTATGGAAATCTCACAGTTGCAATGAACTTTTACTGTGAGATAGAGGATTACTTTTATGTTAGCAAAAATGTTTTTTATCCAAAACCAGAGGTTGACTCTGCGGTCTTGAGAGCAAGGTTCAAAGTTGAAGAGCCAAATGTTGATGAAAAGAAGTTTTTTAAAATAGTCCATGCATGTTTTTCAACCCGCCGAAAGACAATTCTAAATGCGCTTTCAAATCAACTTGATATTGCAAAAGATGAGCTAAAAAAGATTATCCTCATGGCTGGACTTGATGAAAATTTAAGAGCAGAGGATTTATCATTGGATGACTATATAAGACTTTACCAATGCTTTGAAGAGGAATTTTTTAAAAGTTAA